A genomic region of Ammospiza nelsoni isolate bAmmNel1 chromosome 3, bAmmNel1.pri, whole genome shotgun sequence contains the following coding sequences:
- the LOC132070694 gene encoding basic proline-rich protein-like — protein MGALSPFASFAIAEVSCAKTHTALSPSGCLAQAGHGPAELKAAAGRRASAEQCAARSGALWVGEAACAGPGAGGRAGPAVGGTRKAERKSEAGGDRGSRPSSRRALQRELHSEPDPAAAAPPSLPTSPRPQSDVPAERAVRRRPPRDALSGERRRHGGKRSVPPFQLSPLPLPAPGRSSGRFPSPFMPGRRPPAALPSAPASPPPPFPGSPR, from the exons ATGGGTGCTTTGTctccttttgcttcttttgCGATA GCTGAGGTCTCATGTGCCAAAACGCACACAGCCCTGTCTCCGAGCGGCTGCCTTGCCCAGGCCGGGCACGGCCCCGCcgagctcaaggctgcagccGGGCGCCGGGCGAGCGCCGAACAATGCGCCGCTCGCAGCGGGGCCTTGTGGGTAGGGGAGGCGGCCtgcgcggggccgggagcgggagGCCGCGCCGGGCCGGCGGTGGGCGGAACGCGGAAAGCGGAGAGGAAAAGCGAGGCTGGCGGGGATCGCGGCTCCCGCCCCAGCAGCCGGCGAGCGCTGCAGAGAGAGCTGCACTCTGAGCCCGACCCCGCGGCAGCCGCTCCCCCTTCGCTCCCCACCTCCCCCCGCCCTCAGAGCGATGTCCCGGCGGAGCGGGCAGTGAGGCGGCGGCCGCCAAGGGACGCCCTGAGCGGCGAGAGGCGGAGGCACGGCGGGAAGCGCTCCGTCCCTCCCTTCCAgctctctcccctccctctccccgcGCCCGGGCGGAGCAGCGGCCGTTTTCCCTCGCCCTTCATGCCCGGGCGGCGGCCACCGGCGGCGCTGCCCTCCGCTCCCGCCTCGCCGCCCCCGCCCTTCCCGGGCTCGCCGCGCTAG